Proteins found in one Pyrus communis chromosome 15, drPyrComm1.1, whole genome shotgun sequence genomic segment:
- the LOC137718177 gene encoding exocyst complex component EXO70I-like translates to MASNYRSADSRLSDLELACSDLKTLLTATAKMEENLQQMDNKFEVIDETLLTASKRVAPMQSLAMASKALETRINRAVTPALALLDNFKLSETIQDKLLDLAETLSSEKSRKKRLKKLVKYVDCVDQLKIAINCICEEGEPVIQRLQEVVEFLSRTKATDQYRTHRLRETLVTLKALYETEVDAMRFEGLLDDALLNLQDEYESILEQIKHRNVVDLQAASDKRNEIAIVSSDLGTELEVELLRRISQTLAADDCLDICIDIYVKVRYKRVAKALMRLNPDYLKTHTPEEIDEMPWESLETAITLWIQHFELAVKAVLVSEKKLCEKVLGGIMEGLIWPECFAKIADKIMAVFFRFGEAVARSSKEPQKLFKLLEMFDSLEKLKPGFSEVFNGESGTDICTRFRELEKLLVHASSKVFWEFGLQIEGNSDGMPPPPDGSVPKIVRYAVNYLKYLATENYSIPMAKVLRTEQIWKAGILSKPETYENLLKDAICNIMEALQRNVESKRSGYNNSSRERDKIGISIPMQHVFRMNTYWYIYMRTKDTELGKLLGDGYTRNNYKAVAEESAYLYQKQSWAPLVRILEKDDLEEKQSKETKAALVRVKIEAFMKGLDDISKRHRGFCVIPDVDLREQIRAATVKLVIPAYTEFVNSSSGLLQGKSHLSPDSVRELLEKVFDGVDGKLKRRGSRDRTGGGSSVKDGVVKDYRRSRSSTNDN, encoded by the exons ATGGCGTCTAATTACAGGTCAGCCGATTCGAGGCTCTCCGATCTCGAGCTAGCATGTTCCGATTTGAAAACTCTCCTAACAGCGACGGCGAAAATGGAGGAAAATCTTCAACAGATGGACAACAAGTTCGAAGTCATAGACGAAACGCTTCTAACTGCGTCTAAAAGAGTAGCTCCTATGCAATCACTAGCCATGGCCTCGAAAGCCTTGGAAACCAGAATCAACCGAGCTGTCACGCCGGCCCTGGCGCTTCTCGATAACTTCAAGCTCTCCGAGACCATCCAGGACAAGCTCTTGGATCTCGCGGAGACGTTGTCCAGCGAGAAGTCAAGGAAGAAACGGCTCAAGAAGCTTGTCAAGTACGTGGACTGCGTGGATCAGTTGAAAATTGCGATTAACTGTATTTGCGAGGAAGGCGAGCCAGTGATTCAGAGGCTGCAAGAGGTGGTGGAGTTTTTGAGCCGGACGAAGGCGACGGACCAGTACAGGACTCACCGGCTGAGGGAGACGCTGGTGACTCTCAAGGCGCTGTACGAGACGGAGGTGGACGCCATGAGGTTTGAAGGGTTGCTTGATGACGCGCTGCTGAATTTGCAGGACGAGTATGAGAGTATACTGGAGCAGATTAAACATCGGAATGTGGTGGATTTGCAGGCTGCTTCGGATAAAAGGAATGAGATAGCGATCGTGAGTTCGGATTTGGGGACTGAGTTGGAGGTTGAACTTCTCAGAAGGATTTCACAAACCCTAGCTGCCGATGATTGCTTGGACATATGCATCGATATTTATGTTAAG GTGAGGTACAAAAGAGTGGCCAAAGCACTGATGAGGCTAAACCCGGATtacctaaaaacacacacaccAGAAGAAATAGATGAAATGCCATGGGAGAGCTTGGAGACGGCCATAACCCTTTGGATCCAGCACTTCGAGCTCGCAGTCAAAGCAGTGCTTGTATCGGAGAAGAAGCTCTGCGAAAAAGTCCTAGGAGGAATAATGGAGGGCCTGATATGGCCAGAATGCTTCGCCAAAATAGCAGACAAAATCATGGCAGTGTTTTTCAGGTTCGGCGAAGCCGTTGCCCGGAGTAGCAAAGAACCCCAGAAGCTGTTCAAGCTCCTTGAAATGTTTGATTCCCTAGAGAAGCTGAAGCCTGGATTCTCGGAGGTTTTCAATGGCGAATCGGGGACTGACATTTGCACAAGATTCAGGGAGCTGGAGAAGCTACTTGTTCATGCTTCGAGCAAAGTTTTTTGGGAATTTGGGCTCCAAATTGAAGGCAATTCTGATGGAATGCCTCCACCACCAGATGGTTCGGTGCCGAAAATAGTAAG GTACGCAGTGAACTACTTGAAATACTTGGCAACTGAAAACTACAGCATCCCCATGGCGAAAGTTCTAAGAACGGAGCAAATCTGGAAAGCCGGAATCTTGTCGAAGCCAGAAACCTACGAGAACTTACTCAAAGACGCCATTTGCAACATCATGGAAGCTCTGCAGCGAAACGTGGAGTCGAAACGTTCGGGCTACAACAACAGCAGCAGGGAGAGGGACAAAATCGGCATTTCAATTCCCATGCAACACGTGTTCCGCATGAACACGTACTGGTACATTTACATGCGGACGAAGGACACGGAGCTCGGGAAGCTGTTGGGCGACGGCTACACGAGGAACAACTACAAGGCTGTCGCCGAGGAGTCCGCTTACTTGTACCAGAAGCAATCGTGGGCCCCGCTGGTGAGGATTCTGGAGAAGGACGATTTGGAGGAGAAGCAGAGCAAGGAGACCAAGGCGGCGCTGGTGAGGGTGAAAATCGAGGCGTTCATGAAGGGCTTGGACGACATTTCGAAGAGGCACAGGGGGTTTTGTGTAATTCCGGACGTTGATTTGCGGGAGCAGATTAGGGCGGCTACCGTGAAGCTGGTGATTCCGGCCTACACTGAGTTCGTGAACTCGTCCTCGGGGTTGTTGCAGGGGAAGAGTCATCTGAGTCCTGACTCGGTTCGTGAGTTGTTGGAGAAAGTTTTTGACGGTGTGGATGGGAAGCTGAAGCGGAGAGGGTCTAGGGATCGGACGGGTGGTGGGAGCTCAGTGAAGGATGGTGTTGTGAAGGACTATCGACGGTCCAGATCGAGTACTAATGACAATTGA